CCACCACTTCAGGAACCGCCGCGATCAGCTCGTACATCGTCGCGACCGGCAGCGCCGGATTCGCGGCGGCCCGCCGGCCGAGCTCCGGGTCGTCGAGCAGCGCCGCGATGCGGTCCTGCGGCAGCCGCGGGTGGCGTGCCGCGTCCGCGCGGACCTGCGGGTCGGGGTCGCGGGTGAGCCGGTCGGCGACGTCCCCGGGCATCCCGGGGTCGAGCAGGGCCAGCCGCCGGACCGCGGGACCCTCGGCGCCGGCGAACCGGGCGAGCCCGGCGCGGGGGAAGTTGCCGTGCCCCGTCAGATGCCACCGGCCGCGGCCGGTGTACTCCAGGAAGGAGCGGAGCAGCAGCGCGGCCGGGGCGTCCGGATGGTTCTGGCCGAGCAGGACCCGTACGCCGAGGTCGGAGTCCTGAGCCAGAAGCGCGACCAGGTCGGCGGGGAGATGCAGCTCGCGAGCGGCCCGCCGGCGCAGGAGCGGGTGTGCGGACAGCGCGTGGGCGCGGACGAGCTCCAGGTCGGGCACCAACTCCGGGTCGTACACCGGATAGTGGCAGTACGACTTGTCCTGCTCCACCTCGTAGTCGATCGCGGCCCGTTCCTCCTCGGTCAGCGCCGGATGCACGGAGAGCGCGAGGCGCACCTCCGGATCGGGGTCCACGGCGAGTGCGCGGCGCTCGGCCGGCCCCAGGTCGGGCCGCTGGGCGACGTGGGTGCGCACCTTGGGGTCGGGGTGTGCGGCCAGCAGGGCCACGGTCTCCGGCGGCACACTGGCATTGCGGGCGATCAGCCGGGCGTGCCGCGGCAGGGCCTCCGCCACGACGTCCGGGGCGAGTGCTCCGTACATCAACAGGTGCGTGTGCGCATGGCAGGGGTGCGCGGGAAGGTCCTCCCGTACCGCGTCGGGGTCCCGGAGCCGGGCGTACGAGCGGCTGTTGGCGGCGGCCGCCTTCTGGACCTCCGGGTCCGGGTCGGCCAGCAGGGCGGCCAGCTCGCGGGGTGTCAGGGAGCGCCAGCCATTCGCCCCCATGTGACGGACCTTCGCCGAGGGATGGGTGGCCATCGCACGCCGGAGACCGGGCGAGATCAGCCGGTTGAGCTCCCACAGGAGGTCGTCCTCGTACGTCTCGATGATCCGCACGACGGTCCGGTCCGGCAGCGGCCGGGGCATGCACACATCGTCGGCCCGGGGCTCCCGGGCCAGACGCCCCCGTACGCGGTACTCCGGATCGTCCACCAGCCGTGCCCGCTGCTCCGGGTCGGCGTACGGGTTCTCGGCGAAGAAGCCGCGCGTGGTCCCGTCCGGGTGGGCCACGACCGCGTCCACTACGGGGTCGGGGAGCACCCGGTCCCGGCACAGCGCCATCCGTACGGCAGCGGACTCGCTCGCCAGCAGCCGCAGCAGGACGTCGACGGGCGCGGCCGGATTGAGCGCCAGACCGATCAGCCGGCGTTCGGCCGGACCGGCGGACTCGGATATCTGTTCAGGGGTCACGGCGGGATGGTCCCACGGCCTGGCGACCTCCCGGCCGGGAACGAGCCCCCGCCGCGTCCGGCTTGCGCTTTCCGTTGCGTCAACTCCTACGGTCATGTGTGTGGCCGGAGGAACCGGCCCGGTGAAGGGAGGCGCGGCCATGGCCTGGTCGATCGCGGAGGTGGTGCGGATGTCCGGGGTGACGTCCCGGACGCTGCGGCACTACGACGAGATCGGCCTGCTGCCGCCTGCGGGGATCGGGAGCAACGGGCACCGCTTCTACGAAGAGGCCGGACTGCTGCGCCTGCAGCGGATCCTGCTGATGCGGGAGCTGGGTCTGGGGCTGCGTGAGATCCGGCGCGTGCTGGACGAGCGCACCGACCCGGTGAGCGCACTGCGCGAGCACAGCAGGCGGCTGCGTGAGGAGCGTGACCGGCTGGACACGCTCGTCCGCACGGTCGAGCGGACCATCACCGAACTGGAGGAAGGAAAGGACGGCAACGACATGGCGAAGATCAACAGGCCGGAGAACCTGTTCGAGGGCCTTGAGCACACCGCGGAGGAGGACACCGAGGCGCGCGAGCGGTGGCCGGCGGCGTGGGAGGAGTCCCGCCGGGCCCGGGACACGATGACCGATGCGGACCAGGAGGCGTGGCAGCGGGAAACCACCGCGCAGATGATCCGGCTCGCGGAGTTCATGGTCGCGGGCACACCGGCCGACGACCCCGCTGTGCAGGCGGAGACGGACGCGCACTTCCGGGGCATCTGCCGGTTCTGGACGCCGAACGCGGAGGCCTACCGGGGCCTGGGCCGGACGTACGTCGACGACCCGCGGATGCGGGCCAACTTCGACCGCATCGCCGACGGCCTGGCCGCGTACCAGCGCGATGCGATGGTCGTGTACGCCGAGGCCCGCCTGAGCTGACCGGGGCCGCCCCCGCCGCCCTCCGACGGCCTACTTGGCCCGCGCCCCGTCCCACGCCTTGCTGCCGAGGAAGTAGGTGTCGTACAACTCCTGCACCTCCAGCAGGCTCTCCGGGGTGACCTCGCCCAGTGCGATGCGCTTCAAGTGGCGGAAGTACTCGAAGCGTTCGACGCCCGGCGTGATGACGATGAGGATGTCGGCATCGCACCCGGGAGCCGCGGCGAAGGCGTGCGGGAGGCCCGGAGGGACGACGACCAGATCGCCGGGCTCCGCGGTGACGACCTCGTCGCCGGAGAGGAACTGGGCGGCGCCGTCCAGCATGTAGAACATCTCGGCGGAGTTGTC
This genomic interval from Streptomyces sp. NBC_00464 contains the following:
- a CDS encoding MerR family transcriptional regulator, whose protein sequence is MAWSIAEVVRMSGVTSRTLRHYDEIGLLPPAGIGSNGHRFYEEAGLLRLQRILLMRELGLGLREIRRVLDERTDPVSALREHSRRLREERDRLDTLVRTVERTITELEEGKDGNDMAKINRPENLFEGLEHTAEEDTEARERWPAAWEESRRARDTMTDADQEAWQRETTAQMIRLAEFMVAGTPADDPAVQAETDAHFRGICRFWTPNAEAYRGLGRTYVDDPRMRANFDRIADGLAAYQRDAMVVYAEARLS
- a CDS encoding cupin domain-containing protein, with amino-acid sequence MSLVLPDFSSSVIVRSADAEVVGGAPTTIRLLADSSETGGALSTQRVTLADGADGARPHRHDNSAEMFYMLDGAAQFLSGDEVVTAEPGDLVVVPPGLPHAFAAAPGCDADILIVITPGVERFEYFRHLKRIALGEVTPESLLEVQELYDTYFLGSKAWDGARAK